Proteins from a genomic interval of Candidatus Rubidus massiliensis:
- the wapA_3 gene encoding Cell wall-associated polypeptide CWBP200, with product MKKIFLILFLLIGVMSFSDEESQLSEENVISLSVEEGGDAYSDFSVSDTEGLVSKMIQNMVSPVTGDLILYEMDMVLEGPEPIYLDRLYNSSNETNCHYLGKGWSFLPLCEYHQDIDKGYFKTQSGTQLCFENKARRKKDKAQYKLAKPKGFTNCNGKISAQTNLKNLELIPLKGERYFNKATIKDGANRIINLESNYAPSKQDFLTKEIINPNQTCIGFKHSIHAPYAIFATDASKKLTYSHIQFFLADAKLLKKKKLNLPLTEDVLYLAESSNELMTSYSLKQAVDYLHPENSEFFLWNVSSSEKAEQKYRYNNEKKIAKVQKGNRFLEVDYYKPGLNLVSVTPIYVAEKDIRDGKVSCLKAPVGHDLTPIPICHIFYDQDITYAFDAYNRKTTYHFLEKDQRVRQVVRYVGKENHQLYSTEEYHWGSKYTPDEGNILAKCWKNSEGIIQKGVFFTYDERGNILDERIYGNISGQCPIPVAIENKRVIPNGCESFGKKCAYSGDGYNLLLTEQDDNGKLVSYYYLPKSNIVSAKLTFDPNGTIVQREYFFYDDNYLLKRKIVDDGCFEDPHNLTQCTYRKITDISPLMVYPVGKPAVQIDKYFDFKENVEKQLKRTVNTYNNRGYLTTQEVYDANDAHCYTLSWEYDSHGNVTKEVNALGQVIIRTFDINDNKTFEQGPRHDFYTAYTYDFMDRLVQTKEVHGNGFVFTNSYRYDYIGNLISSVDSFGNETTYKYDDLDRLSEKVSPPINNGLNQIVYPKECYHYDMFGNPVAIVNSKGLTSYISYNIHNKPVAKVNFDQTYERFVYNLDGTLFQSFDPKGIYTQYKRDCFGRVLLEQTFGPDGALLNQKEYKYKGANLIFEKSNEMEVHYTYDGAQRLIAKLENDRLTTFAYDALSRLTHTYNWLSPLTAQVQVKVYNQGDQIVEERVEDLNGTIFVHKKYQYDFGGNQSVIQTGDYFQTILYDSKNVPIQITDGEQNTTYTTYELTHVPEVPFRYITTDPKGNKKVEYKDFLGHTRSVECYDLMGSITSKHDYCFDQLGNLTTTLDHFIVNGTTVQILKNTREYNERNELIKLTEGAESPEQRSVYYKYNQLGQLATVLKSNGKEIHHTYDFKGRLQSKSSVDEFCYEFTYDANDRIVSILDKVQNKLTTRLYDHLGRTTQETLQNGLTLSYAYDNLNRITKVTLPDGSFLDKTYDACYLRQVQRNGLSHTYDTYNQSGRLLSMTHALDSGSTTFAYNQNAQPKEMKHNKFSQNLSFDTLGNILEKAGHDEIGNYACNYTYNSLSQLTSEKGMADNTYAYDSMHNRIVQNGETCQFNQFSQIISNQETTFSYDLNGNLTKKVAPNKEITYEYDALDRLVKATVDGTVTTYTYDYFNRRMSKNDQLFFYEVDNEIGSYQNGAIQELRVLGCGRGAEIGASILMELKGKTYLPLHDLNGNIVALLNENGEVEESYRYDAYGNELEKIASINPWHYSSKRIDPETGFIYFGARYYDPSLGRWITKDPLGYADGPNLYAYVHSRPVGSVDLHGLYDYVDTEEFMNRSRNLDRVSLPEVTIYGGEELSVERLNEISSNVEFLDKFEYELSHSTNFSGLFKYTGTNGDLPEGRIKVHINGIDTSFSDAYERAKKSSEDNGGYSMYFVYNATHGFFTDLRECGHNLMGYGTNPGWILNRFLTNEIKNNPDVDILVECHSQGAIHTKNAIESMPKGTFTKNVQVLGIAPAAYIDPKYCKDVIYYRAYFYRDPIPYISLFSAIKAKKVVTLRSHAQASWHDHSYDSLTYKDVIKNHTTKFIQTGSI from the coding sequence ATGAAAAAGATTTTTTTAATTTTATTCTTATTAATTGGGGTAATGTCATTTTCTGATGAGGAGAGTCAACTTAGTGAAGAAAATGTAATTAGCTTGAGTGTTGAAGAAGGTGGAGATGCCTATAGTGACTTTTCTGTTTCTGATACAGAAGGTTTAGTTTCTAAAATGATCCAAAACATGGTTTCTCCAGTTACAGGGGATTTAATTCTTTATGAAATGGATATGGTTTTAGAAGGTCCTGAGCCCATTTACTTGGATAGGTTGTATAACAGCTCCAATGAAACAAACTGTCATTATTTAGGTAAAGGTTGGTCTTTTTTGCCTTTATGTGAATATCATCAAGATATTGATAAAGGCTATTTTAAAACACAATCAGGAACACAACTTTGTTTTGAAAATAAGGCAAGGAGAAAGAAAGATAAAGCTCAATATAAATTAGCAAAGCCAAAAGGGTTTACTAATTGCAATGGAAAAATAAGTGCGCAAACTAATCTTAAAAATTTAGAATTAATCCCTCTTAAAGGGGAGAGATACTTTAATAAAGCAACAATTAAAGATGGCGCAAATCGCATCATTAATTTGGAATCAAATTATGCTCCTTCAAAACAAGATTTTTTAACAAAAGAAATCATTAATCCAAATCAAACGTGTATTGGTTTTAAACATTCGATACATGCCCCATACGCTATTTTTGCAACAGACGCATCAAAAAAACTCACCTACTCACATATCCAGTTTTTTCTTGCAGATGCAAAATTACTTAAGAAAAAAAAGCTTAATTTGCCTTTAACTGAAGACGTTTTATACCTTGCTGAATCATCTAATGAATTAATGACTAGCTACAGCTTAAAGCAAGCGGTTGACTATTTGCACCCTGAAAACTCTGAATTTTTTTTATGGAATGTCTCGTCTTCTGAAAAAGCAGAACAAAAATATCGTTATAATAACGAGAAAAAAATAGCAAAAGTACAAAAAGGCAACCGTTTTTTAGAAGTTGACTATTATAAACCAGGTCTTAATTTAGTTTCGGTTACCCCAATCTACGTAGCTGAAAAAGATATTCGTGATGGCAAAGTAAGTTGTTTAAAAGCGCCAGTTGGGCATGATTTAACCCCTATTCCTATTTGTCATATTTTTTATGACCAAGATATTACCTATGCTTTTGACGCTTATAATCGAAAAACAACCTATCATTTTTTAGAAAAAGATCAAAGAGTTCGGCAAGTTGTGAGATATGTCGGCAAGGAAAATCATCAGCTTTACAGTACAGAAGAGTACCATTGGGGATCGAAATACACACCTGATGAAGGCAATATTTTAGCTAAGTGTTGGAAAAATAGTGAGGGGATCATTCAAAAAGGGGTCTTTTTCACCTATGATGAAAGGGGCAATATCTTAGATGAGCGTATCTACGGGAATATAAGTGGGCAGTGTCCCATACCTGTGGCTATTGAAAATAAACGAGTTATTCCAAACGGCTGTGAAAGTTTTGGCAAAAAATGTGCCTATTCAGGAGATGGCTATAATCTATTGCTAACAGAGCAAGATGACAATGGAAAGTTAGTGAGTTATTACTATCTTCCAAAATCCAATATTGTCTCCGCTAAATTAACGTTTGATCCAAATGGAACAATTGTTCAAAGGGAATACTTTTTTTACGATGACAATTACTTGTTGAAGCGTAAAATCGTCGATGATGGTTGCTTTGAAGATCCACATAATTTAACTCAGTGTACTTATCGCAAGATCACAGATATTTCTCCTTTAATGGTGTATCCTGTTGGCAAGCCTGCCGTACAGATCGATAAATACTTTGATTTTAAAGAAAATGTAGAAAAGCAATTAAAAAGAACAGTTAATACCTATAACAATCGAGGTTATTTAACGACTCAAGAAGTTTATGATGCCAATGATGCTCATTGCTACACCCTTTCTTGGGAATATGACAGTCATGGCAATGTTACCAAGGAAGTCAATGCTTTAGGGCAAGTGATCATTCGAACCTTTGATATCAACGACAATAAAACATTTGAACAAGGACCACGCCACGATTTTTATACCGCTTACACCTATGATTTCATGGATCGTTTGGTGCAAACGAAAGAAGTGCATGGCAATGGCTTTGTGTTTACCAATTCTTATCGCTATGATTATATTGGCAATCTCATTTCTTCCGTCGATAGCTTTGGCAATGAAACCACTTATAAGTATGATGATTTAGATCGCTTGAGTGAAAAAGTTTCTCCTCCTATAAACAATGGCTTAAACCAGATTGTTTATCCAAAAGAGTGTTATCACTACGATATGTTTGGCAATCCAGTCGCTATTGTGAATAGCAAAGGATTAACCTCTTACATTTCTTATAACATCCATAATAAACCAGTAGCTAAAGTAAACTTTGATCAAACTTATGAGCGTTTTGTCTATAACTTAGATGGAACCTTGTTTCAATCCTTTGATCCCAAAGGGATTTACACACAGTACAAAAGAGATTGTTTTGGAAGAGTTTTACTTGAACAAACTTTTGGCCCAGATGGCGCTTTGCTCAATCAAAAAGAATATAAATATAAGGGAGCTAACCTTATTTTTGAAAAGAGCAATGAAATGGAAGTGCACTACACTTATGATGGCGCGCAACGTTTAATTGCAAAACTTGAAAATGATCGCTTAACCACCTTTGCTTATGACGCCCTTTCTCGCTTGACCCATACCTATAATTGGCTATCTCCTCTTACTGCACAAGTGCAAGTGAAAGTGTATAATCAAGGAGATCAAATCGTTGAAGAAAGAGTGGAAGACTTAAATGGAACCATCTTTGTTCATAAAAAGTACCAATATGATTTTGGTGGCAACCAAAGTGTGATCCAAACAGGCGATTACTTTCAAACGATCCTTTACGATTCTAAAAATGTTCCCATCCAAATTACCGATGGAGAACAAAACACCACGTATACAACATACGAGCTAACCCATGTGCCAGAAGTTCCCTTTCGCTACATCACAACAGATCCTAAAGGAAACAAGAAAGTTGAATATAAAGACTTTCTAGGACATACCCGCTCAGTGGAATGTTATGACTTAATGGGAAGCATTACCTCTAAACACGATTACTGTTTTGACCAGTTAGGAAACTTAACCACAACCTTAGATCACTTCATTGTAAATGGCACTACCGTGCAAATCTTGAAAAACACGCGGGAATACAATGAAAGAAATGAGTTAATCAAATTAACCGAAGGCGCAGAATCCCCTGAGCAAAGAAGTGTTTATTATAAGTACAATCAGTTAGGGCAACTAGCCACCGTCTTAAAGTCCAATGGGAAAGAAATCCACCATACCTACGACTTTAAGGGGCGTTTACAATCAAAATCAAGTGTTGATGAATTTTGTTATGAGTTTACCTATGATGCCAACGATCGAATTGTAAGCATCCTTGATAAAGTACAAAATAAACTCACCACTAGACTTTACGATCATTTAGGCAGAACAACTCAAGAAACGTTGCAAAATGGACTAACCTTAAGTTATGCCTATGACAACCTTAACCGAATCACCAAAGTCACTTTACCAGATGGCAGTTTTCTTGATAAAACCTATGATGCTTGTTATTTAAGGCAAGTCCAAAGAAACGGTTTATCTCACACCTACGACACCTATAACCAAAGTGGTAGGCTCTTGAGTATGACTCATGCTTTAGATAGCGGAAGCACCACTTTTGCTTATAATCAAAATGCTCAGCCAAAAGAGATGAAACACAATAAGTTTTCCCAAAATTTATCGTTTGACACTCTTGGCAACATTTTAGAAAAAGCCGGACACGATGAGATTGGCAACTATGCTTGTAATTACACCTACAATAGCCTCTCTCAGCTTACCTCCGAAAAAGGAATGGCTGACAATACCTATGCCTACGATTCCATGCATAACCGAATCGTCCAAAATGGGGAAACCTGTCAGTTCAATCAGTTTTCTCAAATCATTAGTAATCAAGAGACTACGTTTTCTTATGACTTAAATGGCAATCTCACTAAAAAAGTTGCCCCTAACAAAGAGATTACTTATGAGTACGATGCTTTAGATAGACTCGTTAAAGCAACCGTTGATGGTACAGTCACAACCTATACTTACGATTACTTCAATCGTCGGATGAGTAAAAACGACCAACTCTTTTTCTACGAAGTAGACAATGAGATTGGTTCTTATCAAAATGGAGCCATACAAGAGCTTCGCGTATTAGGTTGTGGACGGGGCGCTGAAATCGGCGCATCCATCCTCATGGAACTTAAAGGCAAAACGTATCTACCTTTACACGACCTAAATGGCAACATCGTCGCCCTTCTTAACGAAAACGGAGAAGTAGAAGAGTCTTATCGCTACGACGCCTATGGCAATGAGCTCGAAAAAATTGCCAGCATCAATCCTTGGCACTATTCTAGCAAAAGGATCGACCCAGAAACTGGCTTCATCTACTTTGGCGCAAGATACTACGACCCCTCTCTTGGCCGATGGATCACAAAAGATCCATTAGGCTACGCTGATGGACCAAACCTTTATGCCTATGTGCATTCAAGGCCGGTTGGTAGCGTGGATCTACATGGTCTTTATGATTATGTAGATACAGAGGAGTTTATGAATCGTTCCCGAAACTTAGATCGGGTTTCTTTGCCAGAAGTCACAATCTATGGTGGAGAAGAGTTAAGTGTAGAAAGGCTAAATGAAATTTCTTCAAATGTGGAGTTTTTAGATAAATTTGAATATGAGTTGAGTCATTCAACCAATTTTTCCGGTTTATTTAAATATACCGGTACTAATGGAGACTTGCCAGAAGGAAGAATCAAAGTGCATATCAATGGAATCGATACCAGTTTTTCAGATGCCTATGAAAGAGCTAAAAAGTCTTCAGAGGATAACGGAGGGTATTCCATGTACTTTGTTTACAATGCCACCCATGGCTTTTTTACTGACCTGCGTGAATGTGGCCATAACCTAATGGGGTATGGAACCAATCCAGGATGGATTTTAAATCGCTTCTTAACTAATGAAATCAAAAATAACCCTGATGTAGATATTTTGGTAGAGTGTCACAGTCAAGGAGCTATTCATACAAAGAATGCGATTGAGTCGATGCCAAAAGGAACATTTACAAAAAACGTTCAGGTGTTGGGAATAGCCCCTGCCGCTTACATAGATCCCAAATACTGTAAGGATGTGATTTATTATCGTGCTTATTTTTATAGAGATCCGATCCCTTATATAAGTTTATTCAGTGCGATAAAAGCAAAGAAAGTAGTAACATTGAGGTCGCACGCTCAAGCTTCATGGCACGATCATTCTTACGATAGTTTAACTTATAAAGATGTTATAAAAAACCATACAACAAAATTTATTCAAACAGGAAGTATATAA
- a CDS encoding UDP-galactose-4-epimerase: MTKEIIVVTGCSGRIGTKVCQHFAGQYQMVGLDTVEPKDKQIMDYFPIDLGSDESVRKGFEAIKEKYGNKIVSVIHLAAYYSFAGKNPELYDKITVQGTRRILDAIKSFEVEQFIFTSTQLIYAPCHVGESITEESKIEPKWDYPLSKVKTEKIIHELRGNVPTVILRVAGCYDDECHSIPISNQIQRIYEHQFASRVYPGDITHGAPFLHFDDLMEVFDACVRLRKELPPETALIIGEETTLSYDQMQREIAKLIDGHEISTFKIPKWVAKIGAWAQDQMPFMEESFIKPWMIDLADDHYELDVSKAKQLLHWQPKHSIKTSLPKMVEFLKKDPLTFYRVNGLNAPSWLKSKYGKG; this comes from the coding sequence ATGACTAAAGAAATAATTGTGGTCACGGGTTGTAGTGGCAGAATTGGCACTAAAGTTTGCCAACATTTTGCAGGACAATACCAAATGGTGGGCTTAGACACGGTTGAACCAAAAGATAAACAAATCATGGATTATTTCCCGATTGATTTAGGTTCTGATGAAAGTGTAAGGAAAGGATTTGAAGCCATAAAAGAAAAATATGGCAATAAGATAGTATCCGTTATTCACCTTGCTGCCTATTACAGCTTTGCAGGTAAAAACCCCGAACTATATGACAAAATTACGGTACAAGGCACAAGAAGAATTTTAGATGCTATTAAAAGTTTTGAAGTTGAGCAGTTTATATTTACAAGCACACAATTAATTTATGCACCTTGTCATGTTGGGGAAAGTATAACAGAAGAATCTAAAATTGAGCCTAAGTGGGATTATCCTCTTTCAAAAGTTAAGACAGAAAAAATTATTCATGAACTAAGAGGTAATGTACCGACAGTTATTTTAAGGGTTGCTGGTTGCTATGATGATGAGTGTCATTCGATTCCAATTAGTAATCAAATCCAGCGCATTTATGAACATCAATTTGCAAGTCGCGTTTACCCAGGTGACATTACTCACGGAGCTCCTTTTTTACATTTTGATGATTTAATGGAAGTTTTCGATGCTTGCGTTCGCTTAAGAAAAGAACTTCCTCCAGAAACGGCTCTAATTATTGGGGAAGAAACTACTTTAAGTTACGATCAAATGCAAAGAGAAATAGCAAAATTGATTGATGGCCACGAGATTTCAACTTTTAAAATTCCAAAATGGGTAGCAAAAATTGGCGCTTGGGCACAAGACCAAATGCCTTTTATGGAAGAATCATTTATTAAGCCATGGATGATTGATCTTGCGGATGATCACTATGAATTAGATGTATCAAAAGCTAAACAATTATTACACTGGCAACCAAAGCATTCTATTAAAACATCTTTGCCTAAGATGGTGGAATTTTTGAAAAAAGATCCATTAACCTTTTATCGCGTCAATGGCTTGAATGCACCAAGCTGGCTAAAATCAAAATATGGTAAAGGGTAA